Sequence from the Candidatus Paceibacterota bacterium genome:
TCTCGCCGATGGTGGTGTCCCAGTTGGCGGACACGGTGGCGACCTGCTTGATCTCTTCCTTGTCCTTCACCTTCTTGGTGATCTTGTCGAGGTGCGCCACGGCGGCCTCGACGGCTTTCATGACGCCGCGCTGGATGCCGATCGGGTTGCCGCCGGCGGTCACGAACTTCAGGCCTTCGCGGTAGATGGCTTCGGCCAGGACGGTCGCGGTGGTCGTGCCGTCGCCGGCGGCGTCGCTGGTCTTGCTGGCGACCTCGCGCACCATCTGGGCGCCCATGTTTTCATAAGGATCTTCCAGCTCGATTTCCTTGGCAACGGTGACGCCGTCTTTGGTCACCGTGGGGGAGCCGAATTTCTTGTCGAGCACGACGTTGCGGCCCTTGGGGCCGAGGGTGGCGGTTACGGCGCGGGAGAGCTTGCTCACCCCGCGGAGCACGGCCTGCCGTGCGGCTTCGTCGAAGAGTAATTGTTTAGCTGCCATATTAGTAGATAGTCAATTGTTGATGGTTGATAGCCTCAGAAGTTGAGCCTTATTCAAGGATGGCCAGGAGGTCGTCCGAGCTGAGGAGCTTGTACTCCTTGCCGTCGATCTTGATTTCGGTGCCGCCGTACTTGCTGACCAGCACCCGGTCGCCGACCTTGACTTCGAACGCCACTTTCTTGCCGTCGTCGTCCTTTTTGCCCGTGCCGAGCACGCGGACGATGCCTTCCTGTGGTTTTTCCTTGGCGGTATCGGGGATAATGATTCCGCCCTTTTTCACTTCTTTCTCTTCAACCGGCTCTACCAGAACCCGGTCGCCGAGAGGTTTTACGTTTAATGCCATAGTTTGTTTCTCTTTTGGTTTATGATGTTTTGCGTTGAATCAAAATCCCGCCGCACCCGCTGCGGGAAAATCTACTTCTTGTCGTCCACTACCTCGGCGTCAATGATCGGCCCTTCGTCCTTGCCCTTTTTCTCCTCGGGTTTGGCGTCGCCGCCGGCCTCCGGGCCAGGTTGGCCTTGCGCCTTGCTGGCGCGCGCCTTTTCCGCCGCCGCCTTGTAGAGCTCCGCCGATACCGCCTGCCAAGCCTCATTCAGCT
This genomic interval carries:
- a CDS encoding TCP-1/cpn60 chaperonin family protein; its protein translation is MAAKQLLFDEAARQAVLRGVSKLSRAVTATLGPKGRNVVLDKKFGSPTVTKDGVTVAKEIELEDPYENMGAQMVREVASKTSDAAGDGTTTATVLAEAIYREGLKFVTAGGNPIGIQRGVMKAVEAAVAHLDKITKKVKDKEEIKQVATVSANWDTTIGE
- a CDS encoding co-chaperone GroES; protein product: MALNVKPLGDRVLVEPVEEKEVKKGGIIIPDTAKEKPQEGIVRVLGTGKKDDDGKKVAFEVKVGDRVLVSKYGGTEIKIDGKEYKLLSSDDLLAILE